A stretch of Brevundimonas naejangsanensis DNA encodes these proteins:
- the leuC gene encoding 3-isopropylmalate dehydratase large subunit, which produces MSQPKTMYEKVWDRHVVVPETAETPGVMYVDLHLVHEVTSPQAFSEIEARGLKVRRPDRTFATLDHSTPTLPAGPDGQRPYVTDQARIQVETLEVNCARHGIELAGWGSDQRGVVHVMGPELGLTQPGMTVVCGDSHTATHGAFGALAFGIGTSEVGHVLATQCLLQRRAKSMRVTVDGCLRPGVSGKDVALAVIAAIGFGGGTGYVIEYAGEAVRSLDMEGRMTLCNMSIEAGARAGMIAPDQTTIDWLRGRRHVPADYEAAAAAWLSLASDPGAIFDKEVVLDGAAIRPMATWGTTPDAGAPVGAPVPQPRSASDQKAIDYMGFTAGEATTGHKVDVVFIGSCTNGRLPDLRAAADVLRGRKVQPGVRMLVVPGSEAVRRDAEAEGLDKVFTEAGAEWRIPGCSMCIAMNGDFVAAGQLAVSTSNRNFEGRQGKGARTILASPATAAASAVAGVLTDPRVYLSEAAHV; this is translated from the coding sequence ATGAGCCAGCCTAAGACGATGTATGAGAAGGTCTGGGACCGACACGTCGTCGTGCCGGAAACCGCCGAGACTCCGGGCGTCATGTATGTGGACCTGCATCTGGTCCACGAAGTCACCTCGCCTCAGGCCTTTTCCGAAATCGAGGCGCGCGGGCTGAAGGTCCGCCGCCCCGACCGCACCTTCGCCACCCTGGACCACTCGACCCCGACCCTGCCCGCCGGGCCGGACGGCCAACGCCCCTACGTCACCGATCAGGCCCGCATCCAGGTCGAGACGCTGGAGGTCAACTGCGCCCGGCACGGGATCGAACTGGCCGGCTGGGGCTCGGACCAGCGCGGCGTGGTCCACGTCATGGGGCCGGAGCTGGGCCTGACCCAGCCGGGCATGACGGTCGTCTGCGGCGACAGCCATACCGCGACGCACGGGGCCTTCGGCGCCCTGGCCTTCGGCATTGGCACCTCGGAGGTCGGCCATGTGCTGGCGACCCAGTGTCTGCTGCAGCGCCGCGCCAAATCCATGCGGGTGACGGTCGACGGGTGCCTGCGCCCCGGCGTGTCCGGCAAGGACGTGGCGCTGGCCGTCATCGCCGCCATCGGCTTCGGCGGCGGCACCGGCTACGTCATCGAATATGCGGGCGAGGCCGTGCGGTCGCTGGACATGGAAGGGCGCATGACCCTGTGCAACATGTCCATCGAGGCAGGCGCGCGGGCGGGCATGATCGCGCCCGACCAGACCACCATCGACTGGCTGCGCGGCCGCAGGCATGTCCCCGCCGACTATGAAGCCGCCGCCGCCGCCTGGCTGAGCCTGGCCTCCGATCCCGGCGCGATCTTCGACAAGGAGGTCGTGCTGGACGGCGCCGCCATCCGCCCGATGGCCACCTGGGGCACCACGCCCGACGCCGGCGCACCCGTCGGCGCGCCCGTGCCGCAGCCGCGCTCGGCTTCGGACCAGAAGGCCATCGACTACATGGGCTTCACCGCCGGAGAGGCGACCACCGGCCACAAGGTCGATGTCGTCTTCATCGGCAGCTGCACCAACGGCCGCCTGCCCGACCTGCGCGCCGCCGCCGACGTCCTGCGCGGCCGCAAGGTCCAGCCGGGCGTGCGGATGCTGGTAGTGCCGGGTTCGGAAGCCGTCCGCCGCGACGCCGAAGCCGAAGGTCTGGACAAGGTCTTCACCGAGGCGGGCGCCGAATGGCGCATCCCCGGCTGCTCCATGTGCATCGCCATGAACGGAGACTTCGTCGCCGCCGGCCAACTGGCCGTCTCGACCTCCAACCGCAATTTCGAGGGCCGTCAGGGCAAGGGAGCCCGCACCATCCTGGCCAGCCCCGCCACCGCCGCCGCCAGCGCCGTGGCGGGCGTGCTGACCGACCCGCGCGTCTATCTGTCGGAGGCCGCCCATGTCTGA
- a CDS encoding dihydroxy-acid dehydratase yields the protein MTQPSDSTKRPNNRSAAVTEGPNRAAARSYLRAAGMQDADFDKPMIAIVNTWSTVTPCNMHLDRLARDVRAGIIAAGGYPVDFNTIVVTDGISMGTAGMKASLISREVVADSIELAVEGHQLDGVVCIVGCDKTIPAAAMALARMDIPGLVYYGGTILPGRIGEKEVSVQEVFEAIGAHGAGALSDEGLKAVESAVCPSAGACGGQFTANTMAMALSMMGISPMGANDVPAVDPGKAYEGERCGRLIVERVFAGDTARKYITKASLKNAAVAVSASGGSTNAVMHLTAIAAEAGVDFGIEDCHQACVEAPVICDLKPGGRFLASHLFAAGGTRLVAQRLAEAGKIANTPTVTGRSLFAEAAEAEETPGQQVVTSMDAPVMARGSYAVIYGDVAPEGAVIKLTGHKVDRFEGPAAVFDCEEDAFHAVQDGSVGEGDVIIIRYEGPKGGPGMREMLQVTAALKGRKVENVALLTDGRFSGASYGFVAGHVSPEAAAGGPIALIRDGDPIVIDVTNRRIDVLVDLEARRADFAPNRIRPAQGVFAKYRAAVASASQGAVTIPYPPPAQTAATYSPTPNAPISEDA from the coding sequence ATGACGCAGCCTTCCGACAGCACGAAACGACCCAACAACCGCTCTGCGGCTGTCACCGAAGGCCCGAACCGGGCGGCGGCGCGGTCCTATCTGCGGGCCGCGGGGATGCAGGACGCCGACTTCGACAAGCCGATGATCGCCATCGTCAACACCTGGTCGACGGTCACCCCCTGCAACATGCACCTGGATCGTCTGGCCAGGGACGTGCGCGCCGGCATCATCGCGGCCGGCGGCTATCCGGTCGACTTCAACACCATCGTCGTCACCGACGGTATCTCCATGGGCACGGCGGGCATGAAGGCCTCGCTGATCAGCCGCGAGGTCGTCGCCGACTCCATCGAACTGGCGGTCGAGGGGCATCAGCTGGACGGCGTCGTCTGCATCGTCGGCTGCGACAAGACCATTCCGGCGGCGGCCATGGCCCTGGCCCGGATGGATATCCCCGGCCTGGTCTATTACGGCGGCACCATCCTGCCCGGCCGGATCGGCGAGAAGGAGGTCTCGGTCCAGGAGGTGTTCGAGGCCATCGGCGCCCACGGCGCCGGGGCCCTGTCCGACGAGGGCCTGAAGGCGGTCGAGAGCGCGGTCTGCCCCAGCGCCGGCGCCTGCGGCGGTCAGTTCACCGCCAACACCATGGCCATGGCCCTGTCGATGATGGGCATCAGCCCCATGGGCGCCAACGACGTCCCCGCCGTCGATCCCGGCAAGGCCTACGAGGGCGAGCGCTGCGGCCGCCTGATCGTCGAGCGCGTCTTCGCCGGCGACACAGCCCGCAAATACATCACCAAGGCCAGCCTGAAGAACGCCGCCGTCGCCGTCTCGGCCTCGGGCGGGTCGACCAACGCGGTCATGCACCTGACCGCCATCGCGGCCGAGGCCGGCGTCGACTTCGGCATCGAGGACTGCCACCAGGCCTGCGTCGAGGCCCCGGTCATCTGCGACCTGAAGCCGGGCGGCCGCTTTCTGGCCTCGCACCTGTTCGCGGCGGGCGGCACGCGCCTGGTCGCCCAGCGTCTGGCCGAGGCGGGCAAGATCGCCAACACCCCGACCGTCACCGGCCGCAGCCTGTTCGCCGAAGCCGCCGAGGCCGAGGAGACGCCGGGCCAGCAGGTCGTCACCAGCATGGACGCCCCGGTCATGGCGCGCGGCTCCTACGCCGTCATCTATGGCGACGTCGCCCCCGAGGGCGCCGTGATCAAGCTGACCGGCCACAAGGTCGACCGCTTCGAAGGCCCCGCCGCCGTGTTCGACTGTGAGGAGGACGCCTTCCACGCGGTTCAGGACGGCTCGGTCGGCGAAGGCGACGTCATCATCATCCGCTACGAAGGGCCCAAGGGCGGGCCGGGCATGCGCGAGATGCTTCAGGTCACCGCCGCCCTGAAGGGCCGCAAGGTCGAGAACGTCGCCCTGCTGACCGACGGTCGTTTCTCGGGCGCCTCCTACGGCTTCGTCGCCGGCCACGTCTCGCCCGAAGCGGCGGCGGGCGGCCCGATTGCACTCATTCGCGATGGCGATCCGATCGTCATCGACGTCACCAACCGAAGGATCGACGTGCTCGTCGATCTGGAGGCGCGCCGGGCGGATTTCGCCCCCAACCGTATCCGCCCGGCGCAAGGCGTTTTCGCGAAATACCGCGCCGCCGTCGCCTCCGCCTCGCAAGGGGCCGTCACCATCCCCTATCCGCCGCCGGCCCAGACTGCGGCGACCTATTCCCCGACCCCAAACGCCCCGATTTCTGAGGACGCCTGA
- the leuB gene encoding 3-isopropylmalate dehydrogenase, translating into MPPREAHPAPRAFNIVVLPGDGVGPEVALAAQRVLTCIGDIYGHRFDFAEHLIGGAAIDAVGESLPEDTKAACLAADAVLLGAVGGPKWDGAPVRPEQGLLAIRKAMGLYANLRPLQVSPVLAHRSPLKKEIVEGVDLIVFRELTSGVYFGERTRSKTQASDLCVYTVEEIERVARAAFQAAEQRRGKVTSVDKANVMETSRLWREVVTRIHAEEYPQITLEHALVDSMAMHLIRKPREYDVILTENMFGDILSDEISVLGGSIGLLPSASLGADGPGLFEPIHGSAPDIAGQDLANPVGMVLSAAMMLRHSFKLEDEADSIEAAVAAVLASGAVTADLGGELGTVAATRAIVDAIRAIHWAAARHVPMHWA; encoded by the coding sequence ATGCCCCCCCGTGAAGCCCATCCCGCCCCCCGCGCCTTCAATATCGTCGTCCTGCCCGGCGACGGAGTCGGTCCGGAAGTCGCCCTGGCCGCCCAGCGCGTCCTGACCTGCATCGGCGACATCTACGGCCACAGGTTCGACTTCGCCGAACACCTGATCGGCGGCGCCGCCATCGACGCTGTCGGAGAGTCCCTGCCCGAAGACACCAAGGCCGCCTGCCTGGCCGCCGACGCCGTCCTGCTGGGCGCGGTCGGCGGGCCCAAGTGGGACGGCGCCCCGGTTCGCCCGGAACAGGGCCTGCTGGCCATCCGCAAGGCCATGGGCCTGTATGCCAACCTGCGCCCGCTGCAGGTCTCGCCGGTGCTGGCCCACCGCTCGCCGCTGAAGAAGGAGATCGTCGAAGGCGTCGACCTGATCGTCTTCCGCGAGCTGACCAGCGGCGTTTATTTCGGCGAGCGCACCCGCAGCAAGACCCAAGCCTCGGACCTGTGCGTCTATACGGTCGAGGAGATCGAGCGCGTCGCCCGCGCCGCCTTCCAGGCCGCCGAGCAGCGCCGCGGCAAGGTCACCTCGGTCGACAAGGCCAACGTCATGGAGACCAGCCGCCTGTGGCGCGAGGTCGTGACCCGCATCCACGCCGAGGAATATCCGCAGATCACCCTGGAGCACGCCCTGGTCGACTCCATGGCCATGCACCTGATCCGCAAACCGCGCGAATACGACGTCATCCTGACCGAGAACATGTTCGGCGACATCCTGTCGGACGAAATCTCGGTGCTGGGCGGCTCCATCGGCCTGCTGCCCTCGGCCTCCCTGGGCGCGGACGGGCCGGGCCTGTTCGAGCCGATCCACGGCTCGGCGCCCGACATCGCCGGCCAGGATCTGGCCAATCCGGTCGGCATGGTGCTGTCGGCGGCCATGATGCTGCGCCACAGCTTCAAGCTGGAGGACGAGGCCGACTCCATCGAGGCGGCGGTCGCGGCCGTCCTGGCCTCGGGCGCGGTCACGGCCGACCTGGGCGGGGAGTTGGGGACGGTCGCCGCCACGCGCGCCATCGTCGACGCCATCCGCGCCATCCACTGGGCCGCGGCTCGCCACGTGCCGATGCACTGGGCCTGA
- the leuD gene encoding 3-isopropylmalate dehydratase small subunit, translated as MSEPFKTLTSKTLTLSQANIDTDQIIPARFLTTTTREGLGAQAFYDWRYEADGSPKPESVLNRIDPAEHRILLAGPNFACGSSREHAPWALLDYGFRAVISTEIADIFTSNALKNGFLPIVVDQAVWDDLAAHPEQPVTIDLEAGEIRRGNAPAVPFTVESFARQCLLDGVDALGWLQAKLPDVETYERLRQDSYQPETA; from the coding sequence ATGTCTGAGCCCTTCAAGACCCTGACCTCCAAGACCCTGACCTTGAGTCAGGCCAACATCGACACCGACCAGATCATCCCCGCGCGCTTCCTGACCACCACGACGCGCGAGGGTCTGGGCGCCCAGGCCTTCTATGACTGGCGCTATGAGGCCGACGGTTCGCCCAAGCCGGAATCCGTGCTGAACCGCATCGACCCGGCCGAGCATCGCATCCTGCTGGCGGGGCCGAACTTCGCCTGCGGCTCGTCGCGCGAGCACGCCCCGTGGGCCCTGCTGGACTACGGCTTCCGGGCGGTGATCTCGACCGAGATCGCCGACATCTTCACCTCGAACGCTCTGAAGAACGGCTTTTTGCCCATCGTCGTCGATCAGGCCGTCTGGGACGATCTGGCCGCTCATCCGGAGCAGCCCGTGACCATCGATCTGGAAGCCGGCGAGATCCGTCGCGGCAACGCCCCGGCCGTGCCGTTCACGGTCGAATCCTTCGCCCGCCAGTGCCTGCTGGACGGCGTCGACGCCCTCGGCTGGCTTCAGGCCAAGCTGCCCGACGTCGAAACCTATGAACGCCTGCGCCAAGACTCCTATCAGCCGGAGACCGCCTGA
- a CDS encoding ACT domain-containing protein, which translates to MSDTIHIQIDRADGSLQRLIGLVERRGFHIDGINMADEGAMRRIALTVRGRDAARSIDTLGRQIDRLIGVARIQAQTFQSEAA; encoded by the coding sequence ATGAGCGACACCATTCACATCCAGATCGACCGGGCCGACGGCTCGCTTCAGCGTCTCATCGGCCTGGTGGAGCGCCGCGGCTTCCACATCGACGGCATCAACATGGCCGATGAAGGCGCGATGCGCCGCATCGCCCTGACCGTTCGCGGGCGCGACGCCGCCCGTTCCATCGACACCCTGGGCCGCCAGATCGACCGCCTGATCGGCGTCGCGCGCATCCAGGCCCAAACCTTCCAGTCCGAGGCCGCGTAA
- a CDS encoding branched-chain amino acid transaminase — MQPLAKNIWINGELTAWENATVHVMSHALHYGTSVFEGIRVYDTPNGPCGFRLTDHIRRLFDSARIYHFPMPYNEDELIQACKDVVRAEGLRSAYLRPLAYLGACGMGVTPGPDAIRTDVMVSAFPWGAYLGEEALEKGVDACVSSWNRMAPNTIPAGAKAGGNYLSSYLIGREARVRGFGEGIALGKDGLLSEGAGENLFIAKDGVLMTPPAAASILQGITRDSVMKLARGLGYEAREQILPREALYVADEVFMTGTAAEITPVRSVDGIPTRAAGPGPITKAVNKAFRGLFDGTTPDRYGWLEPIGEAAPAAPARERAHEPA, encoded by the coding sequence ATGCAGCCGCTGGCTAAGAACATCTGGATCAACGGCGAACTGACGGCGTGGGAGAACGCCACCGTCCACGTGATGAGCCACGCCCTGCACTACGGCACCTCGGTGTTCGAGGGCATCCGCGTCTATGACACGCCGAACGGCCCGTGCGGCTTCCGCCTGACCGACCATATCCGCCGCCTGTTCGACAGCGCGCGCATCTACCACTTCCCCATGCCTTATAATGAGGACGAGCTGATCCAGGCCTGCAAGGACGTGGTGCGCGCCGAGGGCCTGCGCTCGGCTTACCTGCGCCCCCTGGCCTATCTGGGCGCCTGCGGCATGGGCGTGACGCCGGGGCCGGACGCCATCCGCACCGACGTCATGGTCTCGGCCTTCCCCTGGGGCGCCTACCTGGGCGAGGAAGCCCTGGAGAAGGGCGTCGACGCCTGCGTCTCCAGCTGGAACCGCATGGCCCCCAACACCATCCCGGCGGGTGCCAAGGCGGGCGGCAACTATCTGTCGTCCTATCTGATCGGCCGCGAAGCCCGCGTGCGCGGTTTCGGCGAAGGCATCGCCCTGGGCAAGGACGGCCTGCTGTCCGAAGGGGCCGGCGAGAACCTGTTCATCGCCAAGGACGGGGTGCTGATGACGCCGCCCGCCGCCGCCTCCATCCTGCAGGGCATCACCCGCGACAGCGTCATGAAGCTGGCGCGCGGCCTGGGCTATGAGGCGCGCGAACAGATCCTGCCGCGCGAGGCCCTGTATGTCGCCGACGAGGTGTTCATGACCGGCACCGCCGCCGAGATCACCCCGGTGCGCTCGGTTGACGGCATCCCGACGCGCGCCGCCGGCCCCGGCCCCATCACCAAGGCGGTCAACAAGGCCTTCCGCGGCCTGTTCGACGGCACCACCCCCGACCGCTACGGCTGGCTGGAGCCCATCGGCGAGGCGGCCCCCGCCGCACCGGCCAGGGAGCGCGCGCATGAGCCAGCCTAA
- a CDS encoding TetR/AcrR family transcriptional regulator — translation MVICDVPRPRNANATRQAILQAARERFCSESYDDVGMRDIARDVGVDAALISRYFGSKEDLFVAVLDSCKNGRDLMDGPREDFGQRLAREIVYGEAAACAPDDGSGRMRGLLILLRSIGSSKAMDVVQHTTNSRFFEPLTQWIGGEDAPVRARLAAGLIMGMAISRELSDGFSNLDEAQKASLAGRMADALQGLVDG, via the coding sequence TTGGTCATCTGCGACGTCCCTCGACCGCGTAACGCCAACGCCACCCGTCAAGCGATCCTGCAAGCGGCGCGCGAGCGTTTTTGTTCCGAGAGCTATGACGACGTGGGCATGCGCGACATCGCCCGCGACGTCGGCGTCGATGCGGCGCTGATCAGCCGCTACTTCGGCTCCAAGGAAGACCTGTTCGTCGCCGTGCTGGACAGTTGCAAGAACGGCCGCGACCTGATGGACGGCCCGCGCGAGGATTTCGGCCAGCGTCTGGCGCGCGAGATCGTCTATGGCGAGGCCGCGGCCTGCGCGCCGGACGACGGCAGCGGCCGCATGCGCGGCCTCTTGATTTTGCTGCGCTCCATCGGGTCGTCCAAGGCGATGGACGTAGTGCAGCACACCACCAACAGCCGCTTCTTCGAGCCCCTGACCCAGTGGATCGGCGGTGAGGACGCCCCGGTCCGGGCGCGTCTGGCGGCGGGGCTGATCATGGGCATGGCCATCAGCCGGGAGCTGTCGGACGGCTTCTCCAACCTGGACGAGGCGCAGAAGGCTTCCCTGGCGGGGCGCATGGCCGACGCCTTGCAGGGTCTGGTCGACGGCTGA
- the ilvC gene encoding ketol-acid reductoisomerase: protein MAITIYTNDDIKPGAIAGQRIAVIGYGSQGRAHAQNLKDSGHDVVVGVRQGGTGWKHATEDGVPTAEPAEAVRGADIIAILTPDMIQNEVYRDIIEPNAKPGAALLFAHGFSIIYDRITPREDMDVILVAPKGPGDLVRREFARGRGVPSLFAIEKDATGKARDRAMGYAKGIGGATGGLLETSFREETETDLFGEQAVLCGGAKELVIAGFNTLVEAGYQPEIAYFECLHELKLIVDLFYEGGISKMHHFISETAKWGAVASGPRVITDETRARMKTVLTEIQDGTFAREWIAENEAGKPKYDALLNADRETQIEQVGERLRERMAWLQAAKPAAA from the coding sequence ATGGCCATCACCATCTACACCAACGACGACATCAAGCCGGGCGCCATCGCCGGCCAGCGCATCGCCGTGATCGGGTACGGCTCGCAGGGCCGCGCCCACGCCCAGAACCTGAAGGACTCGGGTCATGACGTGGTCGTCGGCGTCCGCCAAGGCGGCACGGGCTGGAAGCATGCGACCGAGGACGGCGTGCCGACCGCCGAGCCGGCCGAGGCCGTTCGCGGCGCCGACATCATCGCCATCCTGACCCCGGACATGATCCAGAACGAGGTCTATCGCGACATCATCGAGCCGAACGCCAAGCCGGGCGCCGCCCTGCTGTTCGCCCATGGCTTCTCGATCATCTACGACCGCATCACCCCGCGCGAGGACATGGACGTCATCCTGGTCGCCCCCAAGGGTCCGGGCGATCTGGTTCGCCGCGAGTTCGCGCGCGGCCGGGGCGTCCCCTCGCTGTTCGCCATCGAGAAGGACGCGACCGGCAAGGCGCGCGACCGCGCCATGGGCTACGCCAAGGGCATCGGCGGGGCGACCGGAGGCCTGCTGGAGACCTCGTTCCGCGAAGAGACCGAGACCGACCTGTTCGGCGAACAGGCCGTCCTGTGCGGCGGCGCCAAGGAGCTGGTGATCGCGGGCTTCAACACCCTAGTCGAGGCCGGCTACCAGCCCGAGATCGCCTATTTCGAATGCCTGCACGAGCTGAAGCTGATCGTGGACCTTTTCTACGAAGGCGGCATCTCCAAGATGCACCACTTCATCTCGGAAACCGCCAAGTGGGGCGCCGTCGCCTCGGGCCCGCGCGTCATCACCGACGAGACCCGCGCCCGCATGAAGACCGTCCTGACCGAGATCCAGGATGGCACCTTCGCCCGCGAATGGATCGCCGAGAACGAGGCCGGCAAGCCCAAATACGACGCCCTGCTGAACGCCGACCGCGAAACCCAGATCGAACAGGTCGGCGAGCGTCTGCGCGAGCGCATGGCCTGGCTGCAGGCGGCCAAACCGGCCGCCGCCTGA
- the ilvG gene encoding acetolactate synthase 2 catalytic subunit, which yields MSAAAPALKTTPAPAVMTGARLLVSSLERMGVEVVFGYPGGAIMPIYDALTGSSLKHVLVRHEQAAAFAADAYARLSGKVGVCMATSGPGATNLITGIANAMMDSAPMVCITGNVPQGVMGTDAFQEIDILGVTLPIVKHSILVRDAAEIPAAIEQAFHIAASGRPGPVLVDLPKDVQFAEAVAPFGFNIPNEAAETDPDAIAEAERFIRAAERPLIYIGGGVKIGRATEALRAFAETTGIPSVATLNALGTVPTDAPGFLGMLGMHGTRAANEAVQASDLLIVMGARFDDRATGKLAEFAPHARVVHFDVDASEIGKLRETHVAVGGEIRPAIEALTARMKTAPLAIDPWVIRCASAAERHAARYDAPGEGVYAPALLKTLSEMAGDRFVAACDVGQHQMWAAQHCRFARPEAHITSGGLGAMGFGLPAGLGAQLADPEAVVVTIAGDGGFMMNVQELATLRRYGVPLKIVLLDNSSLGLVRQWQELFFAENYSEIDLSDNPDFVKVAEAFGVEAFRIDRRDQVEAGLARLLAAKGACLAHVVIDPKENVWPLVPPGKSNAEMMEGA from the coding sequence ATGAGCGCCGCCGCGCCCGCCCTGAAAACCACCCCCGCCCCGGCCGTCATGACCGGCGCGCGCCTGCTCGTCTCCAGCCTGGAGCGGATGGGCGTGGAGGTGGTCTTCGGCTACCCCGGCGGCGCCATCATGCCGATCTACGACGCCCTGACCGGCTCGTCGCTGAAGCATGTCCTGGTCCGCCACGAACAGGCCGCCGCCTTCGCCGCCGACGCCTATGCCCGGCTGAGCGGCAAGGTCGGGGTCTGCATGGCCACCTCCGGCCCCGGCGCCACCAATCTGATCACCGGCATCGCCAACGCCATGATGGATTCGGCGCCGATGGTCTGCATCACCGGCAACGTCCCCCAGGGGGTCATGGGCACCGACGCCTTCCAGGAGATCGACATCCTGGGCGTCACCCTGCCGATCGTGAAACACTCCATCCTGGTGCGCGATGCGGCCGAGATCCCGGCCGCCATCGAACAGGCCTTTCACATCGCCGCCTCGGGCCGCCCCGGCCCGGTGCTGGTCGACCTGCCCAAGGACGTCCAGTTCGCCGAGGCCGTCGCCCCGTTCGGCTTCAACATCCCCAATGAGGCGGCCGAGACCGATCCCGACGCCATCGCCGAGGCCGAACGCTTCATCCGCGCCGCCGAGCGCCCGCTGATCTACATCGGCGGCGGGGTGAAGATCGGCCGCGCGACCGAGGCCCTGCGCGCCTTCGCCGAGACCACCGGCATCCCCAGCGTCGCCACCTTGAACGCCCTGGGCACGGTGCCGACCGATGCGCCGGGCTTCCTGGGCATGCTGGGCATGCACGGCACGCGCGCGGCCAATGAGGCGGTTCAGGCCTCCGACCTGCTGATCGTCATGGGCGCCCGTTTCGACGACCGCGCCACCGGCAAGCTGGCCGAGTTCGCGCCGCACGCCCGCGTCGTCCACTTCGACGTCGACGCCTCGGAGATCGGCAAACTGCGCGAGACCCACGTCGCCGTCGGCGGCGAGATCCGCCCGGCCATCGAAGCCCTGACGGCGCGCATGAAGACGGCGCCGCTGGCCATCGACCCGTGGGTCATCCGCTGCGCCTCGGCCGCCGAGCGTCACGCCGCCCGCTATGATGCGCCGGGCGAGGGCGTCTACGCCCCTGCCCTGCTGAAGACCCTGTCGGAGATGGCCGGCGACCGCTTCGTCGCCGCATGCGACGTCGGCCAGCATCAGATGTGGGCCGCCCAGCACTGCCGCTTCGCCCGGCCCGAAGCCCACATCACCTCGGGCGGTCTGGGCGCGATGGGCTTCGGCCTGCCCGCCGGCCTGGGCGCTCAGTTGGCGGACCCCGAGGCGGTCGTCGTCACCATCGCCGGCGACGGCGGCTTCATGATGAACGTCCAGGAACTGGCCACGCTGCGCCGGTATGGCGTGCCGCTGAAGATCGTCCTGCTGGACAACTCCTCCCTGGGCCTGGTGCGCCAGTGGCAGGAGCTGTTCTTCGCCGAGAACTATTCCGAGATCGACCTGTCCGACAATCCGGACTTCGTGAAGGTGGCTGAAGCCTTCGGCGTCGAGGCCTTCCGCATCGACCGCCGCGATCAGGTCGAGGCTGGTCTGGCCCGCCTGCTGGCCGCCAAGGGCGCCTGTCTGGCCCACGTCGTCATCGACCCCAAGGAAAACGTCTGGCCGCTGGTGCCGCCGGGCAAGAGCAACGCTGAAATGATGGAAGGCGCATGA
- a CDS encoding 2-isopropylmalate synthase codes for MSRVDRVSRTAEIAADPNRVIIFDTTLRDGEQAPGFSMSAESKLKMAHVLRDLGVDVIEAGFAAASPGDEECIRRVSGEVEGPVFASLSRANEKDIDASFRALAPAPKSHRRCHVFLATSPIHRSAKLRMSTNEVLSTISRTVEYAASLFDDVEFSAEDAFRTEPEFLAEALVAAADAGAQTLNVPDTVGYATPEESRQRFAYLDGIIRPRHADIIFSSHAHNDLGLAVANSLAAVEGGARQIEGAVNGIGERAGNASIEEVIMALRTRADRYGVTVAAESRHLVRSSQTLREVTESVIARNKAIVGLNAFAHEAGIHQHGMMADSRTYEIMRPEDVGFEGSYFVLGKHSGRHAVGKRAEALGHALEGQRLAEVFAGFKRRADEIGEINDAELTAIIAATAPQQDKTYAAAG; via the coding sequence ATGTCCCGAGTAGACCGAGTATCCAGAACCGCCGAGATTGCGGCCGATCCCAACCGGGTCATCATCTTCGACACCACCCTGCGCGACGGCGAACAGGCGCCGGGCTTCTCCATGTCGGCCGAGTCCAAGCTGAAGATGGCCCATGTCCTGCGCGACCTGGGCGTGGACGTGATCGAGGCCGGCTTCGCCGCCGCCTCGCCGGGCGATGAGGAATGCATCCGTCGCGTGTCGGGCGAGGTCGAGGGGCCGGTCTTCGCCTCCCTGTCGCGCGCCAACGAGAAAGACATCGACGCCTCCTTCCGCGCCCTGGCCCCGGCGCCGAAATCGCATCGTCGCTGCCACGTCTTTCTGGCCACCAGCCCGATCCACCGCTCGGCCAAGCTGCGCATGAGCACCAATGAGGTGCTGTCCACCATCTCGCGCACGGTGGAATACGCCGCCTCCCTGTTCGACGACGTGGAGTTTTCGGCCGAGGACGCCTTCCGCACCGAGCCGGAGTTCCTGGCCGAGGCCCTGGTGGCCGCCGCCGACGCGGGCGCCCAGACGCTGAACGTCCCCGACACCGTCGGCTACGCCACGCCCGAGGAATCGCGCCAGCGCTTCGCCTATCTGGACGGGATCATCCGCCCGCGCCACGCGGACATCATCTTCTCGTCCCACGCCCACAACGACCTGGGTCTGGCCGTCGCCAACTCCCTGGCCGCCGTCGAAGGCGGCGCCCGTCAGATCGAGGGCGCCGTCAACGGCATCGGCGAACGGGCCGGCAACGCCTCGATCGAGGAGGTCATCATGGCCCTGCGCACCCGCGCCGACCGCTATGGCGTGACCGTCGCCGCCGAGAGCCGCCATCTGGTCCGCTCTTCGCAGACCCTGCGCGAAGTGACCGAGAGCGTCATCGCCCGCAACAAGGCCATCGTGGGCCTGAACGCCTTCGCCCACGAGGCCGGCATCCACCAGCATGGCATGATGGCCGACAGCCGCACCTACGAGATCATGCGCCCCGAGGATGTCGGGTTCGAAGGCAGCTATTTCGTGCTGGGCAAACACTCCGGCCGCCACGCCGTCGGCAAGCGCGCCGAGGCTCTGGGCCACGCCCTGGAAGGCCAACGCCTGGCCGAGGTCTTCGCCGGCTTCAAGCGCCGCGCCGACGAGATCGGCGAGATCAACGACGCCGAACTGACCGCCATCATCGCCGCCACCGCCCCCCAACAGGACAAGACCTATGCAGCCGCTGGCTAA